Proteins found in one Cryptococcus neoformans var. grubii H99 chromosome 14, complete sequence genomic segment:
- a CDS encoding DNA excision repair protein ERCC-4: protein MSTKSRRHIPYLPFHKNLIRTLCRPQQDDLLLIAKGLGLRRIVCALLKTYDRKEDLVLLVGATPADEAGIGDELGIMGVRDPGFRVVGYEMSVKEREEMYRHGGLFSVTSKILVNDLLKGTVPVKLITGLVILHAERISHGSQEEFAVRLYRRENQSGFCKAFSDEPEVFAHGMSPLRDMLINLNMTNVLIWPRFNEVVKVDLSSRRADVVEMYVPMTDLMRQCQDAITECMEAMLVELKRDHSLNLDLEDINVRNAQFKNFDTIVRMKLKPVWHKVGAKTKIHVAALTELRNLHTWLLEYDSATFASYINTLQRQHFQAERLTTGAGRHIHDWFNAKAASQLVEASQARVSRRKMVMDNIPGPDEDADRRDVSISRDEGVDSQEGEYGLEEEAMREQELAERQSLEIRGTVPDDDEEEIMEIFATQTQTLRQHHRSDGADNDLEQGSMAQDENADEILRSAEGVPPPVFRPVMLSVRDDLGRSVEKRLKKGYEAVLEEQPKWSVLAKVLKEIEDTIARAQVSHADTPGTNIILVMTSSDRTCLQLRQYLTTMSRTDPPFGPNAGRKMMESLFLSNWQHEKNGEKLGSAGNGMHRSGEDEIRVRGDIESKRMEEQRRSERARGRGRGVPSYKRRRQRGGAAAPAPRLAEMEKEHKEAMMKAHSAFAGGENDEDTQIQWALGESTRSASFKDPSTPSTSLSSSDPSSALLASTGILDEDDLQPVPGSQTIAETQYGLLPENFEEAYGLIAPEDAVIIRPYGGEDDDILLQELRPRFVVMYEPNLAFIRRLEVYRNCNPGLSLRVYQMIYTNSFEEDRFLSTIQREAEAFKKLIDDRQSMVIPIYNNNPRAPMRDTVTRSKTTYSSRNAGGGESAEEARIIVDIREMGALLPSLIDSAGIKVVPSTLTVGDYILSPKMCVERKSLADLEGSFNNGRLHTQCEAMTSHYEICILLIEFDEDKFGMRTKEDARREAAGRANDPDETWRDTFYLQSKLALLALHFPRLRIIWSSSPHESVKILSDLKLNHDEPDEITATLKGSSEGEQGVKSGIENAAAVEMLRSIPGVSGRNLKFVMSKVESINHLVSMSRRQLKEILGEEGGEKAWEFLHHDPRYSR, encoded by the exons ATGTCCACAAAATCACGGCGACACATCCCTTATCTTCCTTTCCACAAAAATCTCATTCGCACTCTCTGCCGACCTCAGCAGGACGACCTCTTACTCATTGCGAAGGGACTGGGTCTTCGTCGCATCGTCTGCGCCCTCCTAAAGACTTATGataggaaagaagatttGGTTCTTCTGGTCGGTGCAACTCCGGCCGACGAGGCAGGTATAGGAGATGAACTTGGCATTATGGGCGTGAGGGATCCGGGGTTCAGAGTTGTCGGCTACGAGATGAGCGTCAAGGAGAG GGAGGAAATGTACAGACATGGTGGATTATTTTCAGTCACAAGCAAGATCCTTGTCAATGACTTATTAA AGGGCACTGTGCCGGTCAAACTAATAACAGGCCTTGTTATCCTTCACGCTGAGAGAATATCGCACGGGAGTCAAGAAGAGTTTGCCGTGCGGTTGTATCGGCGTGAAAATCAG AGTGGCTTTTGCAAAGCCTTTTCGGATGAACCGGAGGTCTTCGCTCATGGCATGTCACCCCTTCGAGACATGCTTATCAATCTCAATATGACAAATGTTTTGATCTGGCCCCG GTTCAATGAGGTCGTGAAGGTAGATCTTTCGAGTCGGCGGGCGGACGTGGTGGAAATGTATGTGCCTATGACGGACCTTATGCGGCAATGTCAAGATGCCATCACGGAATGCATGGAAGCTATGCTTGTTGAGCTTAAACGTGATCATTCTCTT AACCTTGATCTGGAAGATATAAACGTTCGAAATGCACAGTTTAAAAACTTCGATACCATTGTACGGATGAAATTGAAACCGGTATGGCACAAAGTAGGGGCAAAAACGAAGATCCACGTCGCGGCTCTTACGGAACTGCGAAATCTGCATAC GTGGTTATTGGAGTATGACTCTGCGACATTTGCGTCATATATCAACACTCTCCAACGACAGCACTTTCAGGCCGAAAGATTAACAACTGGAGCAGGCCGGCATATCCACGACTGGTTCAATGCCAAAGCAGCTTCTCAACTTGTGGAAGCTTCACAGGCAAGGGTTTCAAGGAGAAAAATGGTCATGGACAACATCCCTGGTCcggatgaagatgctgaTAGAAGAGATGTCAGTATTAGCAGGGATGAGGGGGTTGATTcccaggaaggagaatatgggctggaagaagaagctatGAGAGAACAGGAGCTCGCAGAACGACAAAGTCTAGAAATCAGGGGAACTGTtcctgatgatgatgaagaggaaattATGGAAATTTTCGCTACCCAGACTCAAACTCTTCGTCAGCATCACAGATCGGATGGTGCCGACAATGACCTGGAACAAGGGTCAATGGCCCAAGATGAGAATGCGGATGAAATCCTTCGCTCTGCTGAAGGCGTGCCACCTCCGGTCTTCCGTCCGGTGATGTTGAGCGTTAGAGACGATTTGGGTAGAAGcgtggagaagagattaAAAAAGGGCTATGAGGCTGTGTTAGAAGAACAACCTAAATGGAGCGTATTGGCAAAGGTCTTaaaggagattgaagacACCATTGCCAGAGCTCAAGTGTCCCACGCCG ACACCCCCGGAACGAACATCATTCTTGTCATGACCTCTTCCGACCGCACTTGTCTTCAACTTCGTCAGTACCTTACTACCATGTCCCGTACGGACCCTCCTTTTGGACCCAACGCTGGtaggaagatgatggaatctctcttcctttcgaATTGGCAGCATGAGAAGAATGGCGAAAAGCTTGGGAGCGCTGGAAATGGGATGCACAGGTCaggcgaagatgaaatCAGGGTCCGAGGTGATATCGAAAGTAAGAGAATGGAAGAGCAGAGAAGATCAGAGAGGGCTCGAGGGCGGGGAAGAGGCGTGCCGAGCTACAAGAGACGGAGGCAAAGGGGTGGAGCTGCGGCCCCAGCGCCCAGATTGGccgagatggagaa AGAGCACAAGGAAGCTATGATGAAAGCTCATTCTGCATTCGCTGGTGGTGAGAATGATGAGGACACCCAGATACAATGGGCCCTCGGGGAATC TACACGATCCGCATCATTTAAGGATCCCTCAACACCATCTACCAGtctatcctcttccgaCCCATCATCTGCTTTGTTGGCATCCACCGGTATCctcgatgaagatgatctgCAGCCCGTACCCGGATCTCAGACGATTGCCGAGACCCAGTATGGTCTTTTGCCAGAAAACTTTGAAGAGGCGTATGGTCTTATAGCACCAGAAGATGCGGTAATTATCAGACCATATGGgggagaagacgatgatatATTATTGCAAGAGTTGAGGCCTAGGTTCGTCGTCATGTACGAGCCCAACTTGGCATTTATTCGAAGGTTAGAG GTGTACAGGAACTGCAACCCTGGGCTATCATTACGGGTATATCAGATGATCTATACTAACTCCTTTGAGGAGGACCGTTTCTTGTCAACCATCCAACGAGAAGCCGAGGCGTTCAAAAAGCTCATTGATGATAGGCAG TCGATGGTGATCCCGATATACAACAACAACCCCCGAGCTCCAATGCGTGATACCGTTACGCGGTCTAAAACTACCTATTCTTCGCGTAATGCcggcggcggtgagagTGCCGAAGAAGCAAGG ATCATCGTTGATATCCGAGAGATGGGcgctcttctcccttcacTTATTGATTCGGCCGGTATCAAGGTTGTCCCTTCAACTCTAACTGTTGGAGATTACATCTTGTCTCCTAAGATGTGCGTTGAAAGGAAGAGTTTAGCGGATTTGGAAGGCAGTTTCAATAATGGCCGACT TCACACCCAATGCGAAGCTATGACCTCTCACTATGAGATTTGCATTCTGCTCATCGAGTTTGACGAGGATAAATTTGGTATGCGA ACGAAAGAGGATGCACGTCGAGAAGCTGCAGGTAGGGCGAATGATCCTGATGAGACATGGCGAGACACTTTCTATCTTCAATCCAAACTGgctcttcttgcccttcattttcctcgtcttcgaATCATCTGGTCTTCGTCACCCCACGAGTCAGTCAAAATACTATCTGATCTCAAACTGAATCACGACGAGCCCGATGAGATCACAGCCACTCTCAAAGGGTCCAGTGAGGGTGAACAGGGAGTGAAAAGCGGGATCGAAAACGCGGCGGCAGTTGAGATGTTGAGATCCATCCCAGGAGTTAGCGGGAGAAATTTGAAGTTTGTGATGAGCAAGGTGGAGAGTATCAATCATCTAGTGTCCATGAGCCGAAGGCAGCTCAAAGAGATTCtaggagaggagggaggggagAAAGCTTGGGAGTTTCTACATCATGATCCGAGGTACTCGCGATAA
- a CDS encoding kinase regulator, translating to MSTLFNIKSGQSRTFKPKKVPEGTKQWQLKQYAQQTLGSGNLRTAVKLPEGEDLQEWIAVHVVDFFNHVNMLYGTVSEFCTPTECPVMNAGPKYEYFWEDGTNYKKPTQLSAPAYVEALMSWTQSILDDEKHFPQTIGKRFPPTFMTTAKTILRRLFRVYAHIYHAHFDQICALGIEAHLNTNYRHFLLFVDEFALLSEKDLVPLEDFNKTILNETGK from the exons ATGTCTACCTTGTTCAACAT CAAGAGCGGCCAGTCTCGCA CCTTCAAGCCCAAGAAGGTCCCGGAGGGCACGAAGCAGTGGCAGCTCAAGCAGTATGCACAACAGACACTT GGTTCTGGTAATTTGAGAACAGCAGTCAAGCTTCCAGAAGGTGAAGACTTGCAAGAATGGATCGCCGTACACG TCGttgacttcttcaaccaCGTCAACATGCTATACGGTACTGTATCCGAATTCTGTACGCCAACAGAG TGCCCCGTAATGAACGCCGGCCCAAAATATGAGTATTtttgggaagatggaacCAATTA CAAAAAACCTACTCAGCTTTCAGCCCCAGCTTACGTTGAAGCTCTCATGTCATGGACTCAATCTATCCTCGATGATGAAAAGCACTTCCCTCAGACCATTGGCAAGCGCTTCCCACCTACATTCATGACGACCGCCAAAACGATTTTGAGACGGTTATTCAGAGTATATGCCCATATTTACCATGCCCATTTTGACCAAATTTGTGCATTAGGTATTGAGG CTCATTTGAACACCAACTACcgccatttccttctttttgtGGATGAG TTTGCTTTACTGTCAGAAAAGGATCTCGTCCCTCTTGAAGATTTCAACAAGACCATCTTGAATGAAACAGGGAAGTAG
- a CDS encoding pyridoxal reductase codes for MSTVSTVTVAGKQVGRMGYGLMQLTWSPQPPSQDVSFAAMKAAADSGSTAWSSAAFYGNPGNNFANIKLLAAFFDKYPEYKSKIVLVVKGGVDYADLHPRGTELDFLRTELKEMKKILGDKEVDVYSLARLPEGPVEDIFKGLDTLKKEGLFGEVGASEMSAASLEKAHKITPIAINEIEISLFSYDGSIRNAIEWHNTNKTPVFAYSPLGRGFITRTYKSPDDIPEGDFKKHLPRFQGKAFYENLKLVDKLDEIAARKGVKGSQVALAWILSLSDYTIPIPGSSNTKRVVENTQSINVTLTSEEKKEITDFLDAFEVQGTRYPAQAMAHLMK; via the exons ATGTCTACCGTTTCTACTGTCACCGTTGCAGGCAAGCAAGTCGGCCGTATGGG CTATGGTCTCATGCAACTCACCTGGAGCCCacaacctccttctcaagatGTCTCTTTTGCGGCTATGAA AGCTGCAGCTGATTCTGGATCTACTGCATGGTCGTCGGCAGCATTTTACGGTAACCCTGGGAACAACTTTGCCAACATCAAGCTGCTCGCAGCCTTTTTCGACAAGTACCCTGAGTACAAGAGCAAAATTGTGTTGGTCGTTAAGGGAGGGGTGGACTATGCAGATCTCCACCCTCGTGGTACTGA ACTCGATTTCCTCCGCACTGAACtcaaggagatgaagaagattctGGGAGACAAAGAAGTTGATGTATACTCCCTAGCCAGACTTCCTGAAGGACCAGTGGAAGACATCTTCAAAGGATTAGATActctcaagaaggagggtcTGTTTGGTGAGGTGGGAGCTAGTGAGATGAGTGCGGCATCGCTTGAGAAAGCGCACAAG ATTACTCCCATTGCTATCAATGAGATCGAaatttcccttttctcctaCGATGGATCCATCCGCAATGCCATCGAATGGCACAACACCAACAAGACTCCCGTCTTTGCCTACTCTCCCCTCGGACGAGGCTTTATTACACGTACCTACAAGTCGCCCGATGACATCCCTGAAGGTGACTTCAAAAAGCATTTGCCCAGATTCCAAGGTAAAGCTTTCTATGAGAATTTGAAGTTGGTGGATAAGCTGGATGAGATTGCTGCTAGAAAGGGCGTAAAAGGCAGCCAGGTTGCATTGGCTTggatcttgagcttgtcgGACTAC ACTATCCCGATTCCAGGATCATCGAACACAAAGCGAGTGGTTGAGAATACTCAGTCGATCAACGTAACATTGACTtctgaggagaagaaagagatcaCTGACTTTTTGGATGCTTTCGAGGTTCAAGGTACTAGGTACCCTGCTCAAGCAATGGCCCACCTT ATGAAGTAG
- a CDS encoding urease gives MSTDGTGWETKPHKGTQLPHPLRPVFDSLLLFFIFCFPFLPPHHTKNIMHLLPRETDKLILTTLGTLAQRRLARGLILNRAETIALISSQLQEFVRDGRHSVAELMDLGKKMLGRRHVRKGVPESIHTIQVEGTFPDGVFLVTVDDPISSDDGDLNNAFYGSFLPIPSADVFPAAPEPADTLLGALICRKETVKINASRRRFRLEVKNAGDRPVQVGSHYHFLETNPALIFDRLLSYGYHLDIPAGTAVRFEPGEKKTVTMVEFGGKKIFHGGSGLGNGSFDENLRETKVKEMVEKGGFGHKEQEKIEEGPVTEMNREVYASMFGPTTGDKIKLADMDLWIEVEKDYTVYGDECKFGGGKVIRDGGGQASGRHDHEVLDLVITNALIVDWTGIYKADIGVKNGIIVGIGKAGNPDMMDGVTDGMIVGSSTEVISGEKLITTAGALDVHVHYISPQLMTEALASGITTVIGGGTGPADGSNATTCTSSSFYMQNMIKATDTIPLNFGFTGKGSDSGTNAMRDIIEAGACGLKVHEDWGATPEVIDRALSMADEYDVQINLHSDTLNESGYVESTLAAIKGRTIHSYHTEGAGGGHAPDIIVVCEYENVLPSSTNPTRPYAVNTLDEHLDMLMICHGLDKSIPEDIAFADSRIRSETVAAEDVLQDTGAISMISSDCQAMGRIGEVVTRTWRTAAKMKQFRGPLEGDEPTRDNNRVKRYVAKYTINPAITHGMSHLIGQVAVGCLADLVFWTAESFGARPEMILKGGVIAWAAVGDANASIPTVQPVLGRPMWGSQPEAAALNSIVWVSQASLDKDLVKRFNIKKRAEAVKNCRSIGKKDMKWNDTMPKMTVDPETYDVRADGVLCDVPPADKLPLTRRYFVY, from the exons ATGAGCACGGATGGAACCGGATGGGAAACTAAG CCCCACAAAGGCACGCAGCTCCCACATCCCCTCCGTCCCGTTTTTGATTCCTTGCTCctcttttttattttttgctttccctttcttcctcctcaccaCACCAAGAACATCATGCATCTCCTCCCGAGAGAAACG GACaaactcatcctcaccacctTGGGCACCCTTGCTCAACGTCGTCTTGCCCGAGGCCTTATTCTTAACCGTGCTGAGACTATTGctctcatctcctcgcAGCTGCAGGAATTCGTTCGAGATGGACGCCACTCTGTCGCAGAGCTCATGGATTtagggaagaagatgctgGGCAGGCGACACGTCAGGAAAGGTGTTCCAGAATCAATTCACACTATTCAGGTGGAAGGCACTTTCCCCGATGGTGTATTTTTGGTCACAGTCGATgatcccatctcctcaGATGATGGCGACT TGAACAATGCCTTTTACGGTTCTTTCCTGCCAATCCCTTCGGCAGACGTCTTCCCTGCTGCACCCGAGCCAGCCGATACCCTCTTAGGAGCACTTATTTGTCGCAAGGAGACAGTTAAAATCAATGCTTCCCGACGACGCTTTAGGCTTGAAGTCAAGAATGCTGGAGACAGGCCCGTTCAAGTTGGCTCCCACTACCATTTCCTCGAAACCAACCCGGCTCTCATCTTCGACAGACTCTTGTCCTATGGCTACCATTTGGACATCCCCGCTGGTACGGCGGTCAGGTTTGAGCCcggggagaagaagactgtAACAATGGTGGAATTCGGCGGAAAGAAGATCTTCCACGGTGGAAGTGGATTGGGAAACGGATCTTTCGACGAGAATTTAAGGGAAACTAAAGTTAAGGAGATGGTTGAGAAAGGTGGATTCGGTCATAAGGAACAAGAAAAGATAGAAGAGGGACCGGTAACTGAAATGAACAGGGAAGTG TACGCTTCCATGTTCGGACCAACAACTGGCGATAAGATCAAACTCGCTGACATGGATCTGTGGATCGAGGTCGAAAAAGATTACACTGTCTACGGCGATGAATGCAAATTCGGTGGAG GTAAGGTCATTCGAGATGGCGGAGGTCAAGCATCTGGTAGGCATGATCATGAGGTCCTTGACCTCGTTATTACCAATGCCCTTATCGTTGACTGGACTGGCATCTACAAG GCCGATATTGGTGTGAAAAATGGCATTATTGTTGGTATTGGTAAAGCTGGTAACCCCGATATGATGGATGGAGTCACAGATGGGATGATCGTGGGGTCAAGCACTGAAGTTATCTCTGGCGAAAAGTTGATCACCACAGCGGGAGCTCTCGACGTCCACGTTCATTACATTTCTCCTCAACTCATGACTGAG GCCTTGGCATCCGGTATCACCACGGTTATTGGAGGTGGTACAGGTCCTGCAGACGGTTCTAACGCCACCACCTGCACGTCTTCGTCCTTTTACATGCAAAACATGATCAAAGCAACCGACACTATTCCTCTTAACTTTGGCTTCACCGGGAAGGGCAGCGATTCTGGCACAAATGCTATGAGGGACATTATCGAGGCCGGAGCGTGTGGATTGAAGGTGCATGAGGATTGGGGCGCGACGCCAGAAGTCATTGACAGGGCTCTGAGTATGGCCGACGAGTACGACGTACAG ATCAACCTCCATAGCGATACTCTTAACGAAAGTGGATACGTCGAGAGTACCTTGGCCGCCATCAAAGGTAGGACCATTCACAGTTACCACACTGAAGGAGCTGGTGGCGGACATGCTCCAGACATCATCGTTGTCTGTGAATATGAAAACGTCTTGCCTAGTTCCACTAACCCAACTAGGCCTTATGCTGTTAACACTCTTGATGAACATCTTGAC ATGCTTATGATCTGTCACGGCCTTGATAAGTCCATCCCGGAGGACATTGCCTTTGCCGACTCTCGTATCCGTTCTGAAACCGTTGCAGCCGAAGATGTTTTACAGGACACAGGCGCGATCTCCATGATCTCATCTGACTGTCAAGCTATGGGTCGTATCGGTGAAGTCGTCACTCGTACATGGCGTACGGCtgcgaagatgaagcaaTTCCGTGGTCCGCTTGAGGGCGATGAGCCCACGAGAGACAACAACAGGGTGAAGCGATATGTTGCCAAGTACACTATCAACCCCGCCATCACCCACGGTATGTCGCACCTCATCGGTCAAGTTGCTGTGGGCTGTTTGGCAGATCTGGTCTTCTGGACGGCAGAGTCCTTTGGTGCTAGACCGGAGATGATCCTCAAGGGCGGTGTTATTGCTTGGGCTGCGGTGGGCGATGCGAACGCTTCGATCCCCACTGTGCAGCCCGTCCTTGGCAGGCCCATGTGGGGCTCTCAGCCTGAGGCCGCTGCACTCAATTCAATTGTTTGGGTCAGCCAGGCATCTCTTGACAAGG ACCTCGTTAAGAGATTCAACATTAAGAAGAGGGCAGAGGCTGTCAAGAACTGCCGTTCGattggaaagaaggatatgaAGTGGAACGACACTATGCCAAAGATGACTG TCGATCCGGAGACCTACGACGTGCGCGCCGACGGAGTCCTTTGCGACGTCCCACCCGCGGACAAACTCCCATTGACCAGGAGATACTTCGTTTACTAA
- a CDS encoding DNA repair protein Rad18, with the protein MDKSHPLLANFDDPPPFPETYPQLRRLDRSVVCQICKEPFTAPVSIGCGHSFCSHCIRSSLDVQKKCPSCNEPASEGSIRRNRALEEIAETWEQSRPTLIDLSKPVPRKRAAPEAESRPSSSGTFKRLKDQDAKPSQSPAPAESIESEEEDEIQELTENDEAPCPICMTRMPISTIPMHVERGCPPPPKSIKASAGGGKGNQKADWKKVFSGQTLSGSKGKENGKGKEPEMKKITKPNYSLATPADLRALLSQYSLPTSGDKITLIARVQEWIILYNANLDTSRPSSLSALRAKLAEAEASRKRDKEKGKDELVGQLGSKEGLAKYAQEKKGEFERLRKEIMERDKRRKVEEKGSGRDSAIEVD; encoded by the exons ATGGACAAAAGccaccctcttcttgctaATTTTGACgatcctcctccattccCGGAAACCTATCCTCAACTTCGCAGGCTTGACCGCTCTGTTGTCTGCCAGATTTGCAAGGAACCCTTCACAGCGCCCGTATCAATAGGGTGTGGCCACTCGTTTTGCTCCCAT TGCATACGCTCCTCTTTAGATGTCCAGAAGAAATGCCCCAGTTGCAATGAGCCGGCAAGCGAGGGATCTATACGGCGAAACAGAGCGCTAGAAGAGATTGCGGAAACTTGGGAACAGTCAAG ACCAACGTTGATTGATCTGTCAAAACCTGTACCCCGAAAGCGTGCAGCTCCTGAGGCTGAATCCCGCCCGTCGAGTTCCGGAACGTTCAAACGCTTGAAGGACCAAGATGCAAAACCAAGCCAGTCGCCAGCACCGGCAGAGTCAATAGAatcggaagaggaggatgaaataCAGGAACTGACTGAGAATG ACGAAGCTCCTTGTCCTATCTGTATGACGCGTATGCCCATCTCCACTATCCCGATGCACGTGGAAAGAGGTTGTCCACCGCCTCCTAAGTCCATCAAAGCCAGTGCTGGAGGCGGGAAAGGCAATCAAAAAGCagattggaagaaggttTTCTCTGGGCAAACTCTTAGCGGAAgcaaggggaaagagaatggcaagggaaagga ACcggaaatgaagaagatcacGAAACCAAATTACTCTTTGGCGACGCCTGCTGACTTGAGGGCATTATTATCG CAATATTCACTTCCTACATCTGGCGATAAGATTACTCTCATTGCTCGAGTACAAGAATGGATAATCCTTTATAACGCGAACCTGGACACTTCTCgcccttcatctctttcgGCTCTACGTGCAAAACTAGCAGAGGCAGAAGCAAGCCGGAAACGGGAtaaagagaagggaaaggatgagCTTGTCGGACAATTAGGGTCGAAAGAAGGTCTGGCGAAGTACGCCCAAGAGAAAAAGGGTGAATTCGAGAgattgaggaaggagattaTGGAAAGGGACAAGAGACGAAAGGTCGAGGAAAAAGGGAGTGGACGGGATAGTGCCATTGAAGTGGACTGA
- a CDS encoding arylformamidase — translation MASLNFKVAPAVQATEAPPIPKAQAWGCQYVSSPSAPLLDLSQGVPRDAPHPSVLAALSKVASDPQAARYGAILGEPGLRQALAEEIKVQYHISGQGVTSEDVAITTGCNMAFLSLLMTLCPPGKSSVLLPLPAYFNHTMSLSLQDVKPVYVLCEPDNMFKASLLSARSYLASLRKENGDRREPRMIVLVSPSNPTGTVYTNEEIKQWYDLAREYKVALVLDETYRDFVEGESRERGLPHRLFEEPDWRSTLVSLGSFSKGYRIPGHRLGSIIASPELLRHITTICDCMQICPPRPPQIALIPLLPSLRADLLAASLRLLHRRHLFETTVNAISGWKVISSGGFFAYVQFPDNYIYASSILGLKRKKLGSEDVARVLALQCGVVTLPGSFFMPPVVDDEQWDDILNGETLRQDKWLRFAVANVEDDVILSLGPRLKLMNKIMGVDDEGVTSQ, via the exons ATGGCCTCCCTCAATTTCAAGGTCGCCCCCGCCGTCCAGGCTACCGAAGCTCCGCC GATACCCAAAGCTCAAGCATGGGGCTGTCAATATGTTTCATCTCCCTCTGCTCCTCTGCTTGATCTCTCTCAAGGTGTGCCTCGGGATGCACCGCACCCCAGTGTCCTCGCTGCTCTATCCAAGGTTGCTTCTGATCCTCAGGCAGCACGATACGGTGCTATCCTTGGAGAGCCTGGCCTGCGTCAGGCTTTGGCAGAAGAGATCAAAGTTCAATACCACATCTCCGGGCAAGGAGTCACATCTGAAGATGTTGCGATTACTACAGGGTGTAACATGGCGTTCCTGTCGCTGCTTATGACGCTCTGTCCTCCTGGAAAGTCGAGCGTCCTTCTGCCGCTTCCAGCGTATTTCAACCATACAATGTCGCTTTCATTACAAGACGTGAAACCGGTGTATGTGCTCTGCGAACCGGATAATATGTTCAAggcttcccttctctctgCCAGGTCATATCTTGCCTctttgaggaaggaaaatggGGATCGGAGAGAGCCACGAATGATTGTACTTGTTTCGCCAAGTAACCCCACCGGCACAGTCTATACAAATGAAGAGATCAAGCAATGGTACGACCTTGCCAGGGAGTACAAGGTAGCTCTTGTGCTTGATGAAACATACAGGGATTTTGTGGAGGGCGAAAGTCGGGAACGGGGATTACCGCATAGACTATTCGAGGAGCCCGATTGGCGATCAACATTGGTGTCATTGGGAAGCTTCAGTA AGGGATACAGAATACCAGGGCACAGGTTGGGGTCCATTATTGCTAGCCCCGAACTACTCCGGCATATCACTACAATCTGTGACTGCATGCAA ATTTGTCCTCCTCGCCCACCTCAAATTGCTCTTATCCCCCTTCTACCAAGCCTTCGCGCTGATCTTCTCGCCGCGTCTTTGCGACTCTTACATCGACGCCATCTGTTTGAAACCACCGTCAATGCTATATCGGGTTGGAAAGTCATTTCTTCAGGCGGATTTTTCGCCTATGTCCAGTTCCCCGACAACTATATCTATGCCTCAAGCATTTTAGGGCTGAAACGAAAGAAGTTGGGAAGTGAAGACGTAGCTCGAGTACTCGCCCTCCAATGTGGTGTTGTTACTCTTCCAGGGAGCTTTTTCATGCCTCCCGTAGTGGACGACGAACAGTGGGACGATATTTTAAATGGTGAAACTCTGAGACAGGATAAATGGTTGAGGTTCGCGGTGGCCAACGTAGAGGACGACGTCATACTTTCTCTGGGGCCAAGGTTGAAATTGATGAACAAGATCATGGGtgtcgatgatgaaggtgttACCAGTCAATAA